A genome region from Dreissena polymorpha isolate Duluth1 chromosome 16, UMN_Dpol_1.0, whole genome shotgun sequence includes the following:
- the LOC127862319 gene encoding NIPA-like protein 2 isoform X2, producing the protein MDVEYEPMSAIGHFGVRVKDLVIGCVLAICGNLLISVSLNLQKYTHMKNEAREVAIHYTKDPMWWLGVSLMVIGEVGNFSAYGYAPASLVAPLGTTTVIANMFLAALFLKEKIGPENLFGSALAVLGAVLVVGFAPKKEKILDGIMLMSLLKNMGFIVYTCIELAILAVLLLLLHVKKMTRVVIYLLIVAIIASFSVISAKAVSSMVQLTFAGDSQLKYISLYVMLIIMVSTAILQVKYLNMAMKKFESTIVVPTNFVFFTLSAIIAGIVFYQEFMGMTALEIFMFLFGCSMSFLGVYFIVVGRKIPAAVIQATQPAPDQPPQSIASRIFPCKACFIFPAWLCATVNVGKVQPSGYTSHLNTDEEMRRPFVGSDAEDSDSSQETLYTTTKETNGSVLYTRNYGADN; encoded by the exons ATGGATGTGGAGTATGAGCCTATGAGTGCGATAGGCCATTTTGGTGTACGAGTCAAG GACCTGGTGATAGGATGCGTGCTGGCAATATGTGGTAACCTGCTGATTTCAGTGTCCCTCAACTTACAG AAATACACGCACATGAAGAATGAGGCCCGTGAGGTTGCAATCCACTATACTAAGGACCCAATGTGGTGGCTAGGGGTTAGCCTCATGGTGATTGGGGAGGTGGGAAACTTCTCTGCATACGGTTACGCCCCAGCGTCGCTGGTTGCCCCCCTTGGCACTACCACTGTTATAG CTAACATGTTTTTGGCAGcattatttttgaaagaaaaaattgGACCTGAAAATCTCTTTG GGTCTGCACTAGCTGTTTTGGGAGCTGTATTAGTTGTCGGCTTTGCACCAAAG AAAGAAAAGATATTAGATGGGATCATGTTGATGTCTCTTCTTAAAAATATGGGATTTATTGTTTATACC TGTATAGAGCTGGCTATCCTGGCAGTGCTGCTTTTACTGCTGCATGTGAAAAAGATGACAAGAGTCGTCATATACCTTTTAATAGTTGCAATCATTG CCTCGTTCTCGGTGATATCAGCGAAGGCCGTGTCCAGTATGGTCCAGCTGACATTTGCTGGCGACTCCCAGTTGAAGTACATCTCACTGTACGTCATGCTCATTATCATGGTCTCCACAGCCATTCTGCAGGTCAA ATACCTGAACATGGCGATGAAGAAGTTTGAGTCCACCATAGTTGTGCCAACCAACTTTGTATTCTTCACGCTCAGTGCAATCATCGCTGGTATTGTCTTCTACCAGGAGTTCATGGGCATGACGGCTCTAGAAATATTCATGTTTCTCTTTGG ATGTTCCATGTCCTTTCTTGGGGTATACTTCATCGTTGTAGGGCGTAAGATTCCAGCGGCCGTTATACAGGCCACACAGCCTGCGCCAGACCAGCCCCCACAGTCCATAGCCTCACGCATATTCCCATGTAAGGCTTGTTTCATCTTTCCAG cGTGGCTCTGCGCTACTGTGAATGTAGGCAAAGTTCAGCCGTCAGGTTACACAAGCCACCTCAACACTGATGAGGAGATGAGGCGCCCGTTTGTCGGCTCCGATGCCGAAGACTCAGACTCTTCACAGGAGACGCTGTACACGACGACGAAGGAAACCAACGGTAGCGTGTTGTACACAAGGAATTATGGGGCAGACAactga
- the LOC127862319 gene encoding NIPA-like protein 2 isoform X3 gives MKMNITTAENTNTTSAGETAHLQDLVIGCVLAICGNLLISVSLNLQKYTHMKNEAREVAIHYTKDPMWWLGVSLMVIGEVGNFSAYGYAPASLVAPLGTTTVIANMFLAALFLKEKIGPENLFGSALAVLGAVLVVGFAPKKEKILDGIMLMSLLKNMGFIVYTCIELAILAVLLLLLHVKKMTRVVIYLLIVAIIASFSVISAKAVSSMVQLTFAGDSQLKYISLYVMLIIMVSTAILQVKYLNMAMKKFESTIVVPTNFVFFTLSAIIAGIVFYQEFMGMTALEIFMFLFGCSMSFLGVYFIVVGRKIPAAVIQATQPAPDQPPQSIASRIFPSWLCATVNVGKVQPSGYTSHLNTDEEMRRPFVGSDAEDSDSSQETLYTTTKETNGSVLYTRNYGADN, from the exons ATGAAAATGAATATAACAACCGCTGAAAATACAAACACTACTTCGGCAGGAGAGACAGCTCATTTGCAG GACCTGGTGATAGGATGCGTGCTGGCAATATGTGGTAACCTGCTGATTTCAGTGTCCCTCAACTTACAG AAATACACGCACATGAAGAATGAGGCCCGTGAGGTTGCAATCCACTATACTAAGGACCCAATGTGGTGGCTAGGGGTTAGCCTCATGGTGATTGGGGAGGTGGGAAACTTCTCTGCATACGGTTACGCCCCAGCGTCGCTGGTTGCCCCCCTTGGCACTACCACTGTTATAG CTAACATGTTTTTGGCAGcattatttttgaaagaaaaaattgGACCTGAAAATCTCTTTG GGTCTGCACTAGCTGTTTTGGGAGCTGTATTAGTTGTCGGCTTTGCACCAAAG AAAGAAAAGATATTAGATGGGATCATGTTGATGTCTCTTCTTAAAAATATGGGATTTATTGTTTATACC TGTATAGAGCTGGCTATCCTGGCAGTGCTGCTTTTACTGCTGCATGTGAAAAAGATGACAAGAGTCGTCATATACCTTTTAATAGTTGCAATCATTG CCTCGTTCTCGGTGATATCAGCGAAGGCCGTGTCCAGTATGGTCCAGCTGACATTTGCTGGCGACTCCCAGTTGAAGTACATCTCACTGTACGTCATGCTCATTATCATGGTCTCCACAGCCATTCTGCAGGTCAA ATACCTGAACATGGCGATGAAGAAGTTTGAGTCCACCATAGTTGTGCCAACCAACTTTGTATTCTTCACGCTCAGTGCAATCATCGCTGGTATTGTCTTCTACCAGGAGTTCATGGGCATGACGGCTCTAGAAATATTCATGTTTCTCTTTGG ATGTTCCATGTCCTTTCTTGGGGTATACTTCATCGTTGTAGGGCGTAAGATTCCAGCGGCCGTTATACAGGCCACACAGCCTGCGCCAGACCAGCCCCCACAGTCCATAGCCTCACGCATATTCCCAT cGTGGCTCTGCGCTACTGTGAATGTAGGCAAAGTTCAGCCGTCAGGTTACACAAGCCACCTCAACACTGATGAGGAGATGAGGCGCCCGTTTGTCGGCTCCGATGCCGAAGACTCAGACTCTTCACAGGAGACGCTGTACACGACGACGAAGGAAACCAACGGTAGCGTGTTGTACACAAGGAATTATGGGGCAGACAactga
- the LOC127862316 gene encoding zinc finger protein 271-like: MTDLFQQFGGALNDFKIRNIDSDSLHEIIGEFAPLIGVAIDHAKDKTSNLSKDPPVTVKQEPLEEIEDNSTSNLSKDPTVTVKQEPLEEIEANSTSNAQYGQIHRRSRSTGNKYDVFNLKDDVANGIKVEQSYAMDLSVQPAIEIKVEVCENSDTESPLPDSLSRKRLHSDSITNGYSSSDNESLMKRIKTESNDTLFIVNAENEKLVQTLKIPNLQNINSTSPNTKQEPQTESNADVNSQDDSDGPHYLYAITSSKNGKFYKCLICQRLCDTKYHVKRHILSHGGSLKPFQCDQCDKSFSQKCDLNRHLNVHNTARNFTCSVCGKSFKRSDYLAKHERQYCGVLKPFKCQKCHKGFEDENQVRVHTCMDKNNATLFACENCPETFNTVDALVEHRKAHMKVETDFQCSKCGKKFTEFMAYVDHFKNHSGERPYRCDLCQKVFSRNHNLMTHMLIHSQEKKHTCQICAKAFTYYSNLQVHLRVHRNERPYICKICDKGFLTSSDLRRHQRVHSGEKPYKCKHCKAEYARKERLISHLVIHIEEGMLARGELGGDGGLDSSMVVDDTSKDSLVIESDTSDE; this comes from the exons ATGACAGACTTGTTTCAACAGTTTGGTGGTGCtctcaatgattttaaaattcgAAACATTGATTCGGATAGTTTGCACGAGATCATTGGTGAGTTTGCACCATTGATAGGTGTGGCAATAGATCATGCCAAGGATAAAACCTCTAATCTAAGTAAAGATCCACCTGTAACTGTGAAACAAGAGCCATTGGAAGAGATTGAAGATAATAGCACCTCTAATCTAAGTAAAGACCCGACTGTAACTGTGAAACAAGAGCCATTGGAAGAGATTGAAGCTAATAGCACAAGCAACGCTCAATACGGTCAGATACACAGAAGGTCACGAAGTACTGGAAATAAGTATGATGTCTTCAATTTGAAAGATGATGTTGCGAATGGTATTAAAGTTGAGCAGTCATATGCGATGGACTTGTCTGTCCAGCCTGCGATCGAAATCAAAGTAGAAGTTTGCGAAAATAGTGACACTGAATCACCTTTGCCTGATTCTCTGTCAAGAAAAAGACTGCACTCTGACAGTATTACAAATGGTTACAGTAGCTCTGATAATGAATCATTAATGAAACGTATAAAAACTGAAAGCAACGATACACTGTTCATTGTAAATGCAGAAAATGAGAAACTCGTGCAGACTCTAAAAATACCAAACCTCCAAAATATTAACAGTACCTCACCAAACACCAAACAGGAACCTCAGACAGAGTCAAATGCTGATGTTAATAGTCAAGATGACTCTGACGGCCCACATTATCTCTACGCTATAACCTCCTCCAAAAATGGTAAATTTTACAAGTGTCTTATCTGTCAACGTCTCTGTGACACAAAATACCATGTGAAACGTCATATTTTGTCCCATGGAGGAAGTTTGAAACCTTTCCAATGCGATCAGTGTGACAAGTCCTTCTCTCAGAAATGCGATCTCAACCGCCATCTGAATGTACACAATACCGCTAGAAACTTCACGTGCTCAGTTTGCGGAAAGTCATTCAAACGTAGTGACTACCTTGCTAAGCATGAGCGCCAGTACTGTGGGGTTCTCAAGCCGTTCAAATGTCAGAAATGTCACAAGGGGTTTGAGGACGAGAATCAGGTGCGTGTGCACACCTGCATGGATAAGAATAATGCAACACTGTTTGCCTGTGAGAATTGCCCAGAAACATTCAACACAGTCGACGCCCTGGTGGAGCATAGAAAGGCGCACATGAAGGTTGAGACAGATTTCCAGTGCTCCAAGTGTGGCAAGAAATTCACTGAGTTCATGGCGTATGTGGACCACTTTAAG AATCACAGTGGCGAGCGCCCGTACAGGTGTGACTTGTGTCAGAAGGTGTTCTCCCGCAATCACAACCTGATGACCCACATGCTGATCCACAGCCAGGAGAAGAAACACACCTGCCAGATTTGTGCCAAGGCTTTCACCTACTACAGTAACCTTCAG GTTCATCTGCGGGTCCACCGTAATGAGCGCCCGTACATCTGCAAGATATGTGACAAGGGCTTCCTGACGAGTAGTGACCTGCGACGTCACCAGCGTGTCCACAGCGGGGAGAAACCGTACAAATGCAAGCACTGCAAGGCGGAGTACGCGCGCAAAGAGCGCCTCATCAGTCACCTTGTGATCCACATAGAGGAGGGCATGCTGGCCCGCGGGGAGCTTGGTGGCGATGGTGGGCTGGACTCGAGCATGGTGGTGGATGACACGTCCAAGGACAGCCTGGTCATTGAGAGTGATACATCTGATGaatga
- the LOC127862319 gene encoding NIPA-like protein 2 isoform X1 — protein MKMNITTAENTNTTSAGETAHLQDLVIGCVLAICGNLLISVSLNLQKYTHMKNEAREVAIHYTKDPMWWLGVSLMVIGEVGNFSAYGYAPASLVAPLGTTTVIANMFLAALFLKEKIGPENLFGSALAVLGAVLVVGFAPKKEKILDGIMLMSLLKNMGFIVYTCIELAILAVLLLLLHVKKMTRVVIYLLIVAIIASFSVISAKAVSSMVQLTFAGDSQLKYISLYVMLIIMVSTAILQVKYLNMAMKKFESTIVVPTNFVFFTLSAIIAGIVFYQEFMGMTALEIFMFLFGCSMSFLGVYFIVVGRKIPAAVIQATQPAPDQPPQSIASRIFPCKACFIFPAWLCATVNVGKVQPSGYTSHLNTDEEMRRPFVGSDAEDSDSSQETLYTTTKETNGSVLYTRNYGADN, from the exons ATGAAAATGAATATAACAACCGCTGAAAATACAAACACTACTTCGGCAGGAGAGACAGCTCATTTGCAG GACCTGGTGATAGGATGCGTGCTGGCAATATGTGGTAACCTGCTGATTTCAGTGTCCCTCAACTTACAG AAATACACGCACATGAAGAATGAGGCCCGTGAGGTTGCAATCCACTATACTAAGGACCCAATGTGGTGGCTAGGGGTTAGCCTCATGGTGATTGGGGAGGTGGGAAACTTCTCTGCATACGGTTACGCCCCAGCGTCGCTGGTTGCCCCCCTTGGCACTACCACTGTTATAG CTAACATGTTTTTGGCAGcattatttttgaaagaaaaaattgGACCTGAAAATCTCTTTG GGTCTGCACTAGCTGTTTTGGGAGCTGTATTAGTTGTCGGCTTTGCACCAAAG AAAGAAAAGATATTAGATGGGATCATGTTGATGTCTCTTCTTAAAAATATGGGATTTATTGTTTATACC TGTATAGAGCTGGCTATCCTGGCAGTGCTGCTTTTACTGCTGCATGTGAAAAAGATGACAAGAGTCGTCATATACCTTTTAATAGTTGCAATCATTG CCTCGTTCTCGGTGATATCAGCGAAGGCCGTGTCCAGTATGGTCCAGCTGACATTTGCTGGCGACTCCCAGTTGAAGTACATCTCACTGTACGTCATGCTCATTATCATGGTCTCCACAGCCATTCTGCAGGTCAA ATACCTGAACATGGCGATGAAGAAGTTTGAGTCCACCATAGTTGTGCCAACCAACTTTGTATTCTTCACGCTCAGTGCAATCATCGCTGGTATTGTCTTCTACCAGGAGTTCATGGGCATGACGGCTCTAGAAATATTCATGTTTCTCTTTGG ATGTTCCATGTCCTTTCTTGGGGTATACTTCATCGTTGTAGGGCGTAAGATTCCAGCGGCCGTTATACAGGCCACACAGCCTGCGCCAGACCAGCCCCCACAGTCCATAGCCTCACGCATATTCCCATGTAAGGCTTGTTTCATCTTTCCAG cGTGGCTCTGCGCTACTGTGAATGTAGGCAAAGTTCAGCCGTCAGGTTACACAAGCCACCTCAACACTGATGAGGAGATGAGGCGCCCGTTTGTCGGCTCCGATGCCGAAGACTCAGACTCTTCACAGGAGACGCTGTACACGACGACGAAGGAAACCAACGGTAGCGTGTTGTACACAAGGAATTATGGGGCAGACAactga